The Lachnospiraceae bacterium oral taxon 500 genome window below encodes:
- a CDS encoding DNA polymerase IV, whose translation MDAFYAAVEIRDNPALRGKALIIGALPHERGVVATCSYEARKYGVRSAMNIKEAHRLCPEGIYLHPNFEKYRAVSARLHSIWNEYAEAAEYIALDEAYLDVTKTAGNWEQACAFAKTIKSRILTELGLTCSIGVAYSKAAAKTASEEKKPNGYFEIPSAEDFVNLVMDRDVRVLYTVGAKTAEKLNKAGIYTIRHIRQKPDETIRLLGKQGRLLTKLAMGIDERRVVPYKPEDAKSISREFTFQADVNDFAFLRDALLLLAISVERRAEKVGLYGESATLKITYADMKTITRSKAIDATRSAGEIYKCSSELLEQIKPGPVRLIGVGIHRLTREQNRQLRLEDLFADEKSGQDIINDALISLRQRYGLDFAGNLDRIFTGEIFARTMEYMRKHR comes from the coding sequence ATGGATGCTTTTTATGCCGCTGTTGAAATCCGCGACAATCCCGCACTCCGGGGAAAAGCGCTGATCATAGGAGCGCTGCCCCATGAACGCGGCGTAGTGGCGACATGCAGCTATGAAGCGCGCAAATATGGAGTCCGTTCGGCCATGAACATTAAAGAAGCGCACCGGCTTTGTCCCGAGGGCATTTATCTGCATCCAAACTTTGAAAAATACAGAGCGGTTTCGGCGCGGCTGCATTCGATTTGGAATGAATATGCCGAGGCGGCGGAGTACATTGCCTTGGATGAAGCATATTTGGATGTTACCAAAACCGCAGGAAATTGGGAACAGGCCTGTGCATTTGCCAAAACAATAAAAAGCCGTATTCTTACTGAGTTGGGACTGACCTGTTCCATCGGAGTGGCATATTCCAAGGCGGCGGCTAAAACGGCCAGTGAGGAGAAGAAACCGAACGGTTACTTTGAAATTCCCAGCGCGGAAGATTTTGTGAACCTGGTGATGGATCGGGATGTGCGTGTTCTCTATACGGTTGGTGCCAAAACGGCGGAAAAGTTAAATAAAGCAGGTATTTATACGATTCGCCATATCCGGCAGAAGCCGGACGAAACCATCCGCCTGCTCGGCAAGCAGGGGCGGCTGTTGACCAAGCTGGCGATGGGGATTGATGAGCGCAGGGTGGTGCCGTATAAACCGGAAGATGCCAAATCCATCAGCCGGGAGTTTACCTTTCAGGCCGATGTCAATGATTTTGCATTCCTGCGCGATGCCTTATTGCTTTTGGCCATCAGTGTCGAGCGCCGGGCGGAGAAGGTAGGACTTTATGGGGAAAGTGCCACGCTGAAGATTACTTATGCCGATATGAAAACCATCACCCGGTCCAAAGCCATTGATGCGACTCGTTCGGCCGGGGAAATATATAAGTGCTCGTCGGAACTGCTGGAGCAAATCAAACCTGGCCCGGTCAGGCTGATTGGTGTGGGCATTCATCGTTTGACGAGGGAGCAGAACCGGCAGCTGCGGCTCGAAGACTTATTTGCCGATGAAAAATCCGGTCAGGACATTATAAATGACGCTCTTATATCTTTGCGGCAGCGGTATGGGCTTGATTTTGCCGGAAACCTGGATCGGATTTTTACGGGCGAAATATTTGCCAGGACGATGGAATATATGAGAAAACATCGCTAA
- a CDS encoding flotillin family protein, with protein sequence MVLKGMPIIVLLVLGILVLVLGYVKAPPDRAFIISGLGKKGRILIGRAGIKVPFFERLDRLYLGQITVDIKTEQSVPTNDFINVNVDAVAKVRIYNNPEGLQLAAKNFLNKNPKDIASDLQDSLQGNMREIIGTLSLKGINTDRDSFSDQVMLKASRDMEKLGIEILSCNIQNVTDENGLIKDLGADNTALIKRNAAIAKAQAERDVQIAQAEANSKSNEAKVSAEAEIAKRNNELDIKKSELKILADIKKAEADAAYKVQEQEQQKIIETVTVDAQIARTERESELRRQEVEVKKQKLDAEIRAQADAERYREEQQAEALLFKRKKDAEARLYDEQRHAEAEKAKADAFRFQREQEAAGVRAVGLAEAEAIEAKLLAEAKGIAEKAEAMKQYGEAAIIEMIVKALPEIAQNVAAPLSKVDKITMYGDGNNTKLLKDIVEGTTQVTDGIASGMGIDIKALISGFLGGKASAAGGKPEAGENQAQ encoded by the coding sequence ATGGTTTTAAAAGGTATGCCGATTATTGTTTTGCTGGTGCTGGGGATCCTTGTTTTGGTGCTGGGATATGTCAAAGCGCCGCCGGACAGAGCGTTTATTATTTCCGGTCTGGGAAAAAAGGGGCGGATTTTAATTGGCCGAGCCGGAATTAAGGTGCCGTTTTTTGAAAGGCTGGATCGCCTGTATCTGGGGCAGATTACGGTCGATATCAAGACTGAGCAGAGTGTGCCGACCAATGATTTTATTAATGTCAATGTGGATGCGGTGGCCAAGGTCAGGATTTATAATAATCCGGAAGGATTGCAGCTGGCGGCCAAAAACTTCTTAAATAAAAACCCCAAGGATATTGCCAGCGATTTGCAGGACAGCTTGCAGGGTAATATGAGAGAAATTATCGGTACTTTGTCGCTTAAGGGCATTAACACCGATCGGGACAGCTTTTCTGATCAGGTTATGCTCAAGGCTTCCAGGGATATGGAAAAGCTGGGCATTGAGATTTTGTCCTGTAATATTCAAAATGTCACCGATGAAAACGGTTTGATTAAGGATTTGGGTGCGGACAATACGGCTTTGATTAAGAGAAACGCCGCGATTGCCAAGGCGCAGGCGGAAAGAGACGTTCAGATTGCGCAGGCCGAGGCCAACAGCAAGTCAAACGAAGCTAAGGTATCGGCTGAAGCCGAGATTGCCAAGCGCAATAATGAGTTGGATATTAAAAAATCGGAGCTGAAGATTTTAGCTGATATCAAGAAGGCGGAAGCAGACGCCGCCTATAAAGTGCAGGAACAGGAACAGCAAAAGATTATTGAAACCGTTACCGTTGATGCCCAGATTGCCAGAACCGAGCGGGAATCGGAGCTGCGCCGGCAGGAGGTTGAGGTTAAAAAGCAAAAGCTGGACGCTGAGATTCGGGCACAGGCTGACGCCGAGCGTTACCGTGAAGAGCAGCAGGCCGAGGCGCTTCTGTTTAAGCGGAAGAAAGACGCGGAAGCCAGACTGTATGATGAGCAGAGACATGCCGAAGCGGAAAAGGCCAAGGCGGATGCTTTCCGTTTCCAGAGAGAGCAGGAAGCAGCCGGTGTCAGAGCGGTTGGTTTAGCCGAAGCCGAAGCGATTGAAGCCAAGCTGCTGGCCGAGGCCAAGGGTATTGCCGAAAAGGCGGAGGCGATGAAACAGTACGGCGAAGCGGCAATTATTGAGATGATTGTTAAGGCTCTGCCGGAAATTGCCCAGAATGTGGCAGCGCCGCTGAGCAAGGTCGATAAGATTACGATGTACGGCGACGGTAATAATACCAAGCTGCTGAAAGACATCGTCGAGGGAACAACCCAGGTTACCGATGGCATTGCCTCGGGTATGGGCATTGACATCAAAGCCCTGATTTCCGGATTTTTGGGCGGCAAAGCATCAGCCGCAGGCGGAAAGCCGGAAGCGGGAGAAAATCAGGCGCAGTAA
- a CDS encoding N-acetyltransferase — protein sequence MSEYCLTPAASWPEEQRKGKIRLAEPGDLPAIMNIYAQARASMAAAGNPTQWGGFYPPETLLKEDIGRKQLYVLVNENGLYGVFAFILGEDPTYRRIDGSWRDSSAYGTIHRLAGKTGSSGVFADCLAFCREKCRHLRADTHRDNLLMQHLLEKHGFTYCGIIYVADGTPRLAYESSGD from the coding sequence ATGTCCGAGTATTGTTTAACCCCGGCAGCATCTTGGCCGGAGGAGCAGAGGAAGGGGAAAATCCGGTTAGCGGAGCCGGGTGATTTGCCGGCGATCATGAATATTTATGCGCAGGCCAGAGCCTCTATGGCCGCAGCCGGCAATCCTACGCAGTGGGGCGGGTTTTATCCGCCGGAAACGCTCTTAAAGGAAGATATCGGGCGAAAGCAGCTGTATGTGCTGGTAAACGAAAACGGGCTTTATGGCGTGTTTGCTTTTATTTTAGGGGAAGATCCGACCTATCGCCGAATTGACGGAAGCTGGCGGGATTCTTCGGCTTACGGGACGATTCACCGGCTGGCGGGCAAGACAGGCAGTTCCGGTGTTTTTGCCGACTGCCTGGCGTTTTGCCGGGAAAAGTGCAGGCATTTGCGGGCGGATACGCACCGGGACAATCTGCTCATGCAGCATTTACTGGAAAAGCATGGCTTTACGTACTGCGGCATTATTTATGTAGCGGACGGCACGCCAAGGCTGGCTTATGAAAGCAGCGGAGATTAA